The following are from one region of the Etheostoma spectabile isolate EspeVRDwgs_2016 chromosome 15, UIUC_Espe_1.0, whole genome shotgun sequence genome:
- the ccnd1 gene encoding G1/S-specific cyclin-D1 produces MGDQLLCCEVDSIRRAYQDVNLLNDRVLHTMLKAEENYLPSPNYFKCVQKEIVPKMRKIVATWMLEVCEEQKCEEEVFPLAMNYLDRFLSVEATRKTRLQLLGATCMFLASKMKETVPLTAEKLCIYTDNSVQPGDLLQMELLVLNKLKWDLASVTPHDFIEHFLSKLKIYPSTKQILRKHAQTFVALCATDVNFIASPPSMVAAGSVVAAVQGLYLKSQDASLSSQNLTNFLSQVIRSDPDCLRSCQEQIESLLESSLRQAQHGNTTESKHVDEDVDLSCTPTDVRDINI; encoded by the exons ATGGGGGACCAGCTGCTGTGCTGCGAGGTGGACTCCATCCGGAGAGCCTACCAGGACGTTAACCTGCTCAACGACCGAGTTCTGCACACCATGCTGAAGGCAGAGGAAAACTACCTACCATCACCAAACTACTTCAAGTGTGTTCAGAAAGAAATTGTACCCAAAATGAGGAAAATAGTTGCCACCTGGATGTTAGAG GTCTGCGAGGAACAGAAATGTGAGGAGGAGGTTTTTCCGCTGGCTATGAACTATTTGGACAGATTTTTATCAGTGGAAGCCACCAGGAAAACAAGACTCCAGCTGCTGGGAGCTACATGCATGTTTCTTGCATCTAAGATGAAGGAAACGGTGCCCTTAACGGCGGAGAAACTCTGTATCTACACGGACAACTCTGTCCAGCCCGGAGACCTGCTG CAAATGGAGCTGCTGGTTCTCAACAAGCTGAAATGGGATCTGGCTTCAGTCACACCGCACGACTTCATCGAGCACTTCCTGTCCAAGCTGAAGATCTACCCGTCCACTAAGCAGATCCTCAGGAAACACGCGCAGACCTTCGTGGCTCTCTGTGCTACAG ATGTCAACTTCATTGCCAGTCCTCCGTCCATGGTGGCGGCAGGCAGCGTGGTGGCGGCCGTCCAAGGTCTCTACCTGAAGAGCCAGGATGCCTCGCTGTCCTCCCAGAACCTCACCAACTTTCTGTCGCAGGTCATTCGCAGTGACCCG GACTGCCTGAGGTCGTGCCAGGAGCAGATTGAGTCCCTACTGGAGTCCAGCTTGCGACAGGCGCAGCACGGCAACACCACAGAGAGCAAACACGTGGACGAGGACGTGGACCTGTCCTGCACCCCCACAGATGTCCGGGACATCAATATCTGA